The following proteins come from a genomic window of Actinomarinicola tropica:
- a CDS encoding YbjN domain-containing protein has protein sequence MADDTAAAHVPDDPYADDPPTTPEELGRIEALVDAWAARELADNPVVAAVERGDESGVRRWFVRVHGEEKDVSTIWLTLRQRTLHYETYVMPAPEENHARFYEHLLRRNIALTGVAFAIGIEDAVFLHGAIPARTVDEVALDRILGVVYATVEQCFRPALRIGYASRFA, from the coding sequence ATGGCCGACGACACCGCCGCAGCCCACGTCCCGGACGATCCCTACGCCGACGACCCACCGACGACGCCCGAGGAGCTCGGCCGGATCGAGGCGCTCGTCGACGCGTGGGCGGCACGCGAGCTCGCCGACAACCCGGTGGTCGCCGCCGTCGAGCGGGGCGACGAGTCCGGGGTCCGCCGCTGGTTCGTGCGGGTGCACGGCGAGGAGAAGGACGTCTCGACGATCTGGCTGACGCTCCGCCAGCGCACCCTGCACTACGAGACCTACGTGATGCCGGCGCCGGAGGAGAACCACGCCCGGTTCTACGAGCACCTGCTGCGGCGCAACATCGCCCTCACCGGCGTGGCCTTCGCCATCGGCATCGAGGACGCCGTCTTCCTGCACGGCGCCATCCCGGCCCGGACGGTCGACGAGGTGGCCCTCGACCGGATCCTCGGCGTCGTGTACGCCACGGTCGAGCAGTGCTTCCGACCTGCGCTCCGCATCGGCTACGCCAGCCGCTTCGCGTGA
- a CDS encoding MFS transporter, translating into MNPARSPGSDAPDEPVNAARRPTLALLGAITITGIMANTLPNAGIPDILDDFGRDDAAAGLLVAGASIPGIVVAPLIGLLADRYGRRTVLVPCLVVFGLFGALGGLAPSYETLVLARFGQGIGSAGLINLTNIIIGDHWEGVERSRMFGYNSAILTVSLTVFPFVGGVLTDLGTWRYSFVPYPLALVTAVVVLRRLGPGQPDRDADIRSQLSAAATVVRNPGVWGPVGLAFTAFVFVFGLFLTVLPVHLEAEFGMSASERGLVVAVPAVGATIGALLLGRLRSRLRARTVAAGSFGLFALAYPVVGLAGALPLLLVGAIVYGLGEGLVLPTLTDIVAGSAPERSRGAVLSVQVSAIRAGQTAGPLLAGAAMGVMATGTVFVVAGGLAALVACAAAALRLQPR; encoded by the coding sequence GTGAACCCGGCCCGCTCCCCGGGCTCGGACGCGCCCGACGAGCCCGTCAACGCCGCTCGGCGGCCCACGCTCGCCCTCCTCGGTGCCATCACGATCACCGGGATCATGGCGAACACCCTCCCGAACGCCGGGATCCCCGACATCCTCGACGACTTCGGTCGTGACGACGCGGCGGCGGGGCTGCTCGTCGCCGGCGCGAGCATCCCCGGCATCGTCGTGGCGCCGCTCATCGGGCTCCTCGCCGACCGCTACGGCCGGCGGACCGTCCTCGTCCCGTGCCTCGTGGTCTTCGGCCTCTTCGGCGCGCTCGGAGGGCTGGCCCCGAGCTACGAGACGCTGGTGCTCGCCCGGTTCGGCCAGGGCATCGGCTCCGCGGGACTGATCAACCTGACGAACATCATCATCGGCGACCACTGGGAAGGGGTCGAGCGCAGCCGGATGTTCGGCTACAACTCGGCGATCCTCACCGTGTCGCTCACGGTCTTCCCGTTCGTCGGCGGCGTCCTCACCGACCTCGGCACGTGGCGGTACTCGTTCGTGCCCTACCCCCTCGCGCTCGTCACCGCGGTCGTCGTGCTGCGGCGGCTCGGTCCCGGCCAGCCCGACCGCGACGCGGACATCCGCAGCCAGCTGAGCGCCGCGGCGACGGTCGTGCGGAACCCCGGGGTGTGGGGTCCGGTCGGCCTGGCGTTCACGGCGTTCGTCTTCGTGTTCGGGCTCTTCCTCACGGTCCTGCCCGTCCACCTCGAGGCCGAGTTCGGCATGTCGGCCTCCGAGCGTGGCCTGGTCGTCGCCGTGCCGGCCGTCGGGGCGACGATCGGTGCGCTGCTGCTCGGCCGGCTCCGCAGCCGCCTGCGGGCCCGCACCGTGGCGGCGGGCTCGTTCGGGCTCTTCGCCCTGGCCTACCCGGTGGTCGGGCTCGCGGGTGCCCTGCCCCTGCTGCTCGTCGGCGCGATCGTCTACGGCCTCGGAGAGGGGCTCGTCCTGCCGACCCTCACCGACATCGTGGCCGGCTCGGCACCGGAGCGCAGCCGCGGCGCGGTGCTCTCGGTGCAGGTGAGCGCGATCCGCGCCGGCCAGACCGCCGGCCCGCTGCTCGCCGGCGCCGCGATGGGCGTGATGGCGACCGGCACCGTCTTCGTCGTCGCCGGTGGCCTCGCTGCGCTCGTCGCCTGCGCCGCCGCGGCCCTGCGACTGCAGCCCCGGTAG
- the proC gene encoding pyrroline-5-carboxylate reductase yields MHRLSIIGGGRMGDALLGGLLQAGWARPDELAVVEASAARRDELVALRPGVTVLDAPEASEGVVIAVKPGDVAAATGAAVAVGAQRVLSIAAGVTLATLEGAAGDVPVVRAMPNTPALVGAGASAIAGGSRATEADLDWAGSILGSVGTVVRVTEPQLDAVTGVSGSGPAYVFLVAEALIEAGVLVGLPRPTAAELAVQTILGAGRLLAESDETAEQLRAAVTSPGGTTAAGLRALEAAGVRSAVLDAVVAATERARELGG; encoded by the coding sequence ATGCACCGGCTCTCGATCATCGGCGGCGGTCGGATGGGCGACGCCCTCCTCGGCGGATTGCTCCAGGCGGGGTGGGCCAGGCCCGACGAGCTGGCGGTGGTCGAGGCCTCGGCCGCCCGCCGCGACGAGCTCGTCGCCCTGCGCCCCGGCGTCACGGTCCTCGACGCCCCCGAGGCGTCCGAGGGCGTCGTCATCGCCGTCAAGCCCGGCGACGTCGCCGCCGCCACCGGCGCCGCGGTGGCCGTCGGCGCGCAGCGCGTCCTGTCGATCGCCGCCGGGGTCACGCTCGCCACCCTCGAGGGCGCCGCCGGCGACGTGCCGGTGGTGCGGGCGATGCCGAACACGCCGGCCCTCGTCGGCGCCGGGGCGTCGGCGATCGCCGGCGGCAGCCGGGCCACCGAGGCCGACCTCGACTGGGCGGGCTCGATCCTGGGCTCGGTCGGCACGGTCGTGCGCGTCACCGAGCCGCAGCTCGACGCCGTCACCGGCGTGTCGGGCAGCGGTCCGGCCTACGTGTTCCTCGTCGCCGAGGCCCTCATCGAGGCCGGCGTGCTCGTCGGCCTGCCGCGTCCCACGGCGGCCGAGCTCGCGGTGCAGACGATCCTCGGCGCCGGCCGCCTGCTCGCCGAGTCCGACGAGACGGCCGAGCAGCTGCGAGCGGCCGTCACCTCGCCCGGGGGCACCACCGCCGCCGGCCTGCGGGCGCTCGAGGCCGCGGGCGTGCGCAGCGCGGTGCTCGACGCCGTCGTCGCCGCCACCGAGCGGGCTCGGGAGCTCGGCGGCTGA